A DNA window from Ictalurus furcatus strain D&B chromosome 22, Billie_1.0, whole genome shotgun sequence contains the following coding sequences:
- the lysmd3 gene encoding lysM and putative peptidoglycan-binding domain-containing protein 3, which produces MTGKNQYNGFQSATTMQPATGGHTYIFGNNSETECSEEDSESYELRSRGRERLRRSTSRERKDDVVYVMRDVMEGDTLISISLQYFCSVADLKRANNLLTEQDFFALRSIKIPVKKFSLFTETHSTAPHKTNSPSGVRRVLEIPPSAGDTDSAPSSSSSTDSVECFLQEKDKDIELLVKYSNPSRSSLSEVVSSLNSQQPVQGEAERRSTARKDPYYGADWGMRWWTAVAIMLVVGIVTPVFYLLYYEVLMKADVSHHTTTESIRSEPTLSNLGGAPGLPAAKAVPHQDSLIHPAVEHPASVLGQEQKT; this is translated from the exons ATGACTGGAAAAAACCAATACAATGGCTTCCAGTCAGCTACGACGATGCAGCCTGCAACTGGGGGTCACACTTATATCTTCGGAAACAATTCTGAGACAGAGTGCTCTGAGGAGGATAGCGAGAGCTACGAGCTCCGCTCCAGAGGCAGGGAGAGGCTCCGGCGCAGTACCTCCAGAGAGCGAAAGGATGACGTTGTCTACGTGATGCGGGATGTTATGGAGGGAGACACGTTGATTAGCATTTCACTTCAGTATTTCTGCTCT GTTGCTGATCTAAAGAGGGCCAACAATCTCCTGACAGAGCAGGACTTCTTCGCCTTGAGGTCCATCAAAATCCCTGTGAAGAAGTTTAGCTTGTTCACGGAAACACACAGCACGGCCCCCCACAAAACAAACTCGCCTAGCGGCGTTCGCAGAGTCCTGGAGATCCCGCCGAGTGCAGGTGACACGGACTCCGctccctcttcttcctcctcaacTGACAGCGTGGAGTGCTTCCTGCAGGAGAAGGACAAGGACATTGAGCTTCTGGTCAAATACTCCAACCCGTCCAGAAGCAGTCTGAGCGAGGTGGTGTCCTCGCTGAACTCCCAGCAGCCTGTTCAGGGAGAAGCAGAGCGCAGGTCAACAGCGAGGAAGGACCCATACTACGGTGCGGACTGGGGTATGAGGTGGTGGACTGCGGTAGCCATTATGCTCGTGGTAGGCATCGTCACACCGGTGTTCTACCTGCTGTACTACGAGGTGCTGATGAAAGCGGACGTTAGCCACCACACTACTACGGAGTCCATCAGGTCTGAGCCTACACTCTCAAACCTTGGTGGTGCGCCTGGTCTGCCAGCAGCTAAGGCTGTTCCTCACCAAGATTCCCTCATACATCCAGCTGTTGAACATCCAGCATCTGTTCTGGGACAGGAACAGAAGACATAG
- the polr3g gene encoding DNA-directed RNA polymerase III subunit RPC7, translating into MAGKGRGVAAFTFNIEALGIARGSMPETQRGPQPLFPQMEFKPVPVKAGEDEDYMLALKQEIRGRMKGLPFNIKPCSGKSDVERYKEKYVRECQKIEDEEWTPDWNRLPKELMPQKKKIRKKADPKKPRKVSSKDQEALLSKLDELEKKGDKSDDENEKEGKKADPDEEEVEGEEYDEEELEEENDYIDNYFEDGDDYGAGSDDNMDEATY; encoded by the exons ATGGCAGGTAAAGGTAGAGGAGTAGCAGCTTTTACATTCAACATAGAGGCATTGGGAATCGCCAGAGGATCCATGCCTGAGACCCAGCGTGGTCCACAGCCCTTGTTTCCT CAAATGGAGTTTAAACCAGTGCCTGTAAAGGCTGGTGAGGATGAAGACTACATGTTAGCTTTGAAACAAGAGATTAGGGGGAGAATGAAAGGCCTACCTTTCAACATAAAGCCATGCTCAGGCAAAAGTG atgtaGAACggtataaagaaaaatatgtaaGGGAATGCCAGAAAATTGAGGATGAAGAATGGACACCAG ACTGGAACCGTCTTCCAAAGGAACTAATGCcccagaagaagaaaataagaaagaaagctg ATCCTAAGAAACCCAGAAAGGTTTCAAGCAAAGATCAGGAGGCTTTGCTGTCTAAACTAGAT GAGCTTGAGAAGAAGGGTGATAAGTCGGACGATGAGAATGAAAAGGAAGGGAAAAAGGCTGATCCTGATGAGGAAGAAGTTGAAGGGGAAGAATATGATGAAGAAGAGCTTGAAGAG GAGAATGATTACATCGATAACTActttgaagatggtgatgattaCGGAGCAGGCAGCGATGACAATATGGATGAAGCCACATATTAA
- the mblac2 gene encoding metallo-beta-lactamase domain-containing protein 2, with translation MSATDWYAHKSLENGMYWIQERFYESGNRANIWLIRGSHQDVLIDAGLGLRSLPEYINAKGLLGDDAKRKNPLLAIGTHVHFDHSGGLHQFQQVGVHEAEVDALANGDNFETVTWLSDREVVENPSPGWTARQYRVKAVQPTHILQEGDVINLGDRQLTVLHMPGHSRGSICLHDKDNKILFSGDVVYDGSMIDWLPYSAVGDYVRSCQRLVEMVDKEEVEQVMPGHYNAFGAKRLHRLASTYISSAGMCHRLTTCAVKSVASLALRASNSCCACS, from the exons ATGTCCGCGACGGACTGGTACGCGCACAAGTCGCTCGAAAACGGCATGTATTGGATCCAGGAGCGTTTCTACGAATCGGGGAACAGAGCGAACATCTGGCTGATTCGCGGATCTCACCAGGACGTGCTGATCGACGCCGGACTCGGCCTGCGCAGTCTGCCCGAGTACATCAACGCTAAAGGCCTGCTGGGAGACGACGCCAAGAGGAAAAACCCGCTGCTGGCGATCGGGACGCATGTGCACTTTGACCACTCGGGCGGCCTGCACCAGTTCCAACAGGTGGGCGTGCACGAGGCCGAAGTCGATGCCCTGGCCAACGGAGACAACTTCGAGACGGTGACATGGCTGTCTGACAGGGAGGTGGTGGAGAACCCGTCCCCGGGCTGGACGGCTAGGCAGTACAGAGTGAAAGCAGTGCAGCCCACCCACATCCTACAGGaag GTGATGTCATCAACCTTGGGGACCGGCAGCTGACGGTGCTCCACATGCCAGGCCACTCCAGAGGCAGCATCTGCCTCCATGACAAGGACAACAAGATACTGTTCAGTGGAGATGTGGTGTATGACGGCTCCATGATCGACTGGCTGCCCTACAGCGCCGTCGGCGACTATGTGCGTAGCTGCCAGAGGCTGGTAGAGATGGTGGACAAAGAGGAAGTGGAGCAAGTCATGCCTGGCCACTATAATGCCTTCGGGGCCAAGAGGCTCCACCGTTTGGCCTCCACCTACATCTCCAGTGCGGGAATGTGTCACAGGTTGACTACCTGTGCAGTGAAGTCTGTAGCCAGCCTGGCACTTCGGGCTTCCAACTCCTGCTGTGCCTGTTCCTAG